The Sulfitobacter faviae genome includes a region encoding these proteins:
- a CDS encoding DUF3768 domain-containing protein — protein MSMNVQSQPDRPDPTVIAAQNDAFRKLTCLGLPPAQPIQGRMHVTRALMEAGDGFMAEAVKSTGAFDTFEPENDPEGWHDFGALEIRGETVFWKIDLYEADSDFRYGAETPDNPATTMRVLTIMLARDW, from the coding sequence ATGTCCATGAATGTTCAATCCCAGCCAGACCGTCCGGATCCGACCGTGATCGCGGCGCAAAACGACGCGTTTCGCAAGCTCACATGCCTTGGGCTGCCGCCCGCGCAGCCCATCCAGGGCCGGATGCATGTCACCCGCGCGCTTATGGAGGCCGGTGACGGCTTCATGGCCGAGGCGGTGAAGTCCACAGGTGCGTTCGATACATTCGAGCCTGAGAATGATCCCGAGGGATGGCACGATTTCGGCGCTCTCGAGATCCGGGGCGAGACCGTGTTCTGGAAAATCGATCTCTATGAGGCAGATTCGGATTTCCGCTACGGGGCTGAGACCCCGGACAATCCCGCCACCACCATGCGCGTGCTGACCATCATGCTGGC